A single genomic interval of Nerophis lumbriciformis linkage group LG17, RoL_Nlum_v2.1, whole genome shotgun sequence harbors:
- the LOC133614503 gene encoding claudin-4-like isoform X3 yields the protein MGKIGKETAGQIISFIGLVGVAVTTGIPMWRVTSFIGANIVTGQIIWDGLWMNCVMQSTGQMQCRLNESVMRLTPDLQAARALVIISLVFGFIGFMITFIGAKCTSCLEKDRSKATVVIIGGCLLILAAVLVLVPVTWSATITITDFQNPLTINTQRREIGAAIYIGWGSAAILLIGGIILTTSCPPKQPMYGYSGQMQCKIYDSLLALPQDLQAARALVVVAIIVGAVGILLGIAGGKCTNFVSDRTAKTKVALAAGVVFICAGVLVLIPVSWSANTIIRDFYNPILTNAQRRELGAALYIGWGTAALLILGGALLCSSCPPKDSPEYPVKYSGARSTTTSRAYV from the exons ATGGGGAAGATCGGCAAGGAGACGGCAGGTCAGATCATCAGCTTCATCGGGCTGGTGGGGGTGGCGGTGACCACTGGCATCCCAATGTGGAGGGTGACATCCTTCATCGGCGCCAACATCGTGACGGGCCAGATCATTTGGGACGGCCTGTGGATGAACTGCGTGATGCAGAGCACCGGGCAGATGCAATGCAGGCTGAACGAATCGGTAATGAGACTGACGCCAGATCTGCAGGCCGCCAGAGCCCTGGTCATCATCTCCCTCGTCTTTGGCTTCATCGGCTTCATGATCACATTCATCGGCGCTAAATGCACCAGCTGCCTGGAGAAGGACAGGTCCAAGGCCACAGTGGTGATCATAGGCGGCTGCCTCCTCATCCTCGCCGCAGTCCTGGTCCTGGTTCCTGTCACCTGGTCAGCCACCATCACTATCACCGACTTCCAAAACCCCTTGACCATCAACACGCAGAGGAGGGAAATCGGAGCCGCCATCTACATCGGCTGGGGCTCTGCTGCAATCCTCCTGATCGGCGGAATCATCCTCACCACCTCCTGCCCTCCTAAGCAACCCATGTATGGATACTCTG GCCAGATGCAGTGTAAGATCTACGACTCTCTACTGGCTCTGCCTCAGGACCTGCAGGCCGCCAGGGCTCTGGTGGTCGTCGCCATCATCGTCGGTGCAGTAGGAATCCTCCTGGGCATCGCCGGGGGCAAGTGCACCAACTTTGTGAGCGACAGGACCGCCAAAACCAAGGTGGCCCTCGCCGCCGGGGTCGTCTTCATCTGCGCCGGTGTTCTGGTCCTCATCCCCGTTTCCTGGTCGGCCAACACCATCATCAGGGATTTCTACAACCCCATTCTGACCAACGCTCAAAGGCGGGAGCTGGGTGCCGCCCTCTACATCGGCTGGGGTACGGCCGCACTCCTGATCCTGGGAGGGGCCCTCCTCTGCAGCTCTTGCCCACCCAAGGACAGCCCGGAGTACCCTGTCAAGTATTCTGGCGCCCGATCCACAACCACCAGTCGAGCCTACGTCTAA